Proteins from a single region of Haloplanus sp. GDY1:
- a CDS encoding cupredoxin domain-containing protein, giving the protein MTVSRRKFVAAAAGLVGSLAGCAGGSGGGGGGGGGGDGEETPTSTATATPEPTATATPTPSGPPEDAPVQSVTVENKTFIPMVADVEPGTVVEWSYEGIGSHSVTSTQFHEDIAEEWSFDQDLSSEPVSHYFPEPGVYEYKCSYDFGHIGGCAAVVVGEQDYDQEMLPCEPQ; this is encoded by the coding sequence ATGACAGTCAGTCGCAGGAAATTTGTTGCAGCCGCTGCCGGACTCGTTGGCTCGCTCGCGGGGTGTGCAGGTGGTTCCGGCGGCGGCGGAGGCGGAGGCGGGGGCGGCGATGGAGAGGAGACGCCGACGTCGACGGCCACGGCCACGCCGGAGCCGACGGCCACGGCGACGCCGACCCCCTCCGGGCCGCCGGAGGACGCGCCGGTCCAGAGCGTCACCGTCGAGAACAAGACGTTCATCCCGATGGTGGCGGACGTCGAACCGGGCACCGTCGTCGAGTGGTCCTACGAGGGTATCGGCTCCCACAGCGTCACGTCCACGCAGTTCCACGAGGACATCGCCGAGGAGTGGAGCTTCGACCAGGACCTCAGCAGCGAACCGGTCAGCCACTACTTCCCCGAACCGGGCGTCTACGAGTACAAGTGCTCGTACGACTTCGGTCACATCGGCGGCTGTGCGGCCGTCGTCGTCGGTGAGCAGGACTACGACCAGGAGATGCTCCCCTGCGAACCGCAGTAA
- a CDS encoding type II secretion system F family protein — MSLDAGAGLDRSVDSLGDLFYPLFRWLFDEDGDFVDDVETKLAQARMATTVELYLSRALAVGALLGLVLWVLGTFLGYSLFALGVFSAETFSTGAHIPNEAVVAFIERIKIPAAIALTGLVSGSVGFVSGFGVLVAVPYSRASGREREINMLLSDSISFMYALSVGGLNQLEILEAMARAEDTYGEVAREFQSIVQETEYFGTDYRNAIQEQAAETPSDDLSQFLTDMLSIVNSGGNMQAFLSDKKDKHMRTAKQQQEVTLDTLELFGEMYMTLSLFPLLLIIILVIMSMLGEAQEFMLYATVYALIPITGVMFLVLVSTVKQDEPGDGYLEPSGGVADPVADAERGGLRHLGIVEGFVGEFGVFDRIKSREGTFRTKQLLANPHHFFRDNPTYTLALTVPAALVLLVVAGASGAAPTTWDGMVAAPVWGTFVWVYVPLYLLLVPLGAFHEWNVRSRAAITGKLSDNLRKLSSANDTGQTLLESVNTVAETSSGKLADEFDVIYAKVNYGMSLRNALVEFNNKYHIPRLARTVKLISKAQEASSQITQVLTTAAQASENQDDIERERRSRTRMQVAIILMTYLTLLGVMAILKTQFLDVMAGLTEQASGSGGGGGGPAQFGGGIDTQLLSLLFFHAVTLQAILSGIISGYIRTAKLMAGIKFVVILQTIALAVWLVVG; from the coding sequence GTGAGCCTCGACGCCGGCGCCGGACTGGATCGGAGCGTCGACAGCCTCGGAGACCTGTTCTACCCCCTCTTTCGCTGGCTGTTCGACGAGGACGGCGACTTCGTCGACGACGTCGAGACGAAACTGGCGCAGGCGCGGATGGCGACGACGGTCGAACTCTACCTCTCCCGCGCCCTCGCCGTCGGCGCCCTTCTCGGCCTCGTGTTGTGGGTCCTGGGGACGTTCCTCGGGTACAGCCTCTTCGCCCTCGGCGTGTTCTCGGCGGAGACGTTCTCGACGGGGGCACACATCCCCAACGAGGCGGTCGTCGCCTTCATCGAACGGATCAAGATCCCCGCGGCCATCGCGCTCACCGGCCTCGTCTCCGGGTCGGTCGGCTTCGTCTCGGGGTTCGGCGTCCTCGTCGCCGTCCCCTACTCGCGGGCCTCGGGGCGGGAGCGGGAGATCAACATGCTGCTCTCTGACTCCATCTCGTTCATGTACGCCCTCTCGGTCGGCGGGCTCAACCAGTTGGAGATCCTGGAGGCGATGGCCCGCGCCGAGGACACCTACGGCGAGGTGGCCCGCGAGTTCCAGAGCATCGTCCAGGAGACGGAGTACTTCGGCACCGACTACCGGAACGCCATCCAGGAACAGGCCGCCGAGACGCCGAGCGACGACCTCTCGCAGTTCCTGACCGACATGCTCTCCATCGTCAACTCCGGCGGGAACATGCAGGCGTTCCTCTCCGACAAGAAGGACAAGCACATGCGGACCGCCAAACAGCAACAGGAGGTCACGCTCGACACACTCGAACTGTTCGGCGAGATGTACATGACCCTCTCGCTGTTTCCCCTCCTGTTGATCATCATCCTCGTCATCATGAGCATGCTCGGCGAGGCTCAGGAGTTCATGCTGTACGCGACGGTGTACGCGCTCATCCCCATCACCGGCGTGATGTTCCTCGTGTTGGTCTCGACGGTGAAACAGGACGAACCCGGCGACGGCTACCTCGAACCGTCGGGCGGGGTGGCGGACCCCGTCGCCGACGCGGAGCGGGGCGGCCTCCGTCACCTCGGCATCGTCGAGGGGTTCGTCGGCGAGTTCGGGGTCTTCGACCGCATCAAGTCCCGCGAGGGAACCTTCCGCACCAAGCAACTGCTGGCCAACCCGCATCACTTCTTCCGCGACAACCCGACCTACACGCTCGCGCTGACCGTCCCCGCGGCGCTCGTGTTGCTGGTCGTCGCCGGCGCGAGCGGCGCGGCGCCGACGACGTGGGACGGCATGGTCGCGGCGCCCGTCTGGGGCACCTTCGTCTGGGTGTACGTCCCCCTCTACCTGCTCCTCGTTCCGCTCGGCGCCTTCCACGAGTGGAACGTCCGTTCCCGGGCGGCGATCACCGGCAAACTCTCGGACAACCTGCGGAAACTGTCGAGCGCGAACGACACCGGACAGACGCTGCTGGAGTCGGTGAACACCGTCGCCGAGACGTCCTCCGGAAAGCTCGCCGACGAGTTCGACGTCATCTACGCCAAGGTGAACTACGGGATGAGCCTGCGCAACGCGCTGGTGGAGTTCAACAACAAGTACCACATTCCGCGGCTGGCGCGGACGGTGAAGCTCATCAGCAAGGCACAGGAGGCCTCCAGCCAGATCACGCAGGTGCTGACGACGGCCGCTCAGGCCAGCGAGAACCAGGACGACATCGAGCGCGAGCGTCGCTCCCGCACCCGGATGCAGGTGGCGATCATCCTGATGACCTACCTCACCCTGCTCGGCGTGATGGCCATCCTGAAGACGCAGTTCCTCGACGTGATGGCCGGGCTGACCGAACAGGCCTCGGGAAGCGGCGGTGGCGGGGGCGGCCCCGCTCAGTTCGGCGGCGGCATCGACACGCAGCTCCTGTCGCTGCTGTTCTTCCACGCCGTGACCCTGCAGGCCATCCTCTCGGGGATCATCAGCGGCTACATCCGGACGGCGAAGCTGATGGCCGGCATCAAGTTCGTGGTGATCCTCCAGACCATCGCGCTTGCGGTGTGGCTGGTGGTAGGATGA
- a CDS encoding type II/IV secretion system ATPase subunit, translating to MAIDDAEGSESGGLDGAAPVGPGRGELGSATLPELLAAGATAATRLDGAISRARADGTPVVKDLWSWADYKEEFYYDADGTPPTDEDGEPIPFDPTDTLGFDPDRTEHVLSGAADRAAELADVIEERTVSVDDELDEDAFFTTEFGTTTVANRYDLEKTVPLEKKTHFVEVDRYWVNKPYAFVVIFRSLKENERKYYVVQPHTTPIEDDLVDFLTAKLQNAIKYADVGVAGGLEERERVIRDETYALLERYDLYARTSGSGLLDTIATQLGVEDADGTAGRLLSRLGWQPESEADEELAGLAARPEPAVVEEDPENLSEYQVEKLLYYLKRDFIGYERIDAIKHDINVEDISCDGYHSPVFVYHSDYEQIISNVYHDDDELDDFVVKLAQRSGKGISKRRPQVDATLPDGSRAQLTLGEEVSDHGTNYTIRQFKDVPFTPVDLINWKTFSLEEMAYLWLAIENNKSLIFAGGTASGKTTSLNAVSLFIPSNSKIVSIEDTREVELPQRNWVASVTRPSFSDDEQGEVDEFDLLEAALRQRPEYIVMGEIRGEEGRTLFQVMSTGHTTLTTFHADSVGEVLKRFTTEPINVSKTMFTALDLVSIQTQTRVGGRKVRRNKNLTEINFYDAENDEINVQDVYQWQAETDEFLRMSDSNTLEEIRFDRGWTRATLEEELFKRQVVLAYLIENGLNTYTQVAATVQAFINDEETILALMAEGRLERSLEDLREMESVLIDIDPEKEAMVPRPDPNEAALDLCADILDRAESELFEAYRGEDVAGIDAALAGMDAAADVTPRSEPGGPPAAESDADAAGDDDRTTGTDDAAPDGDDPFADDEFGISFDDGGGSLDDEWGESADDADVDGVSLDSSGDADGASGGADESSPDAGESGSAGAPPGDDAPDADAEADIDEWGFGDVTDAEGGGEED from the coding sequence ATGGCTATCGACGACGCCGAGGGCTCCGAGTCGGGGGGGCTCGACGGCGCGGCGCCAGTCGGCCCGGGTCGCGGGGAACTCGGATCCGCGACGCTGCCCGAACTGCTCGCCGCGGGCGCCACCGCGGCGACGCGGCTCGACGGGGCGATTTCGCGGGCACGGGCGGACGGGACGCCGGTCGTCAAGGACCTCTGGTCGTGGGCGGACTACAAGGAGGAGTTCTACTACGACGCGGACGGGACCCCGCCGACCGACGAGGACGGGGAGCCGATCCCCTTCGATCCCACCGACACGCTCGGGTTCGACCCCGACCGGACGGAGCACGTGCTGTCGGGGGCCGCCGACCGCGCCGCCGAACTCGCCGACGTGATCGAGGAGCGGACCGTCTCGGTCGACGACGAACTCGACGAGGACGCCTTCTTCACCACCGAGTTCGGCACGACGACTGTCGCCAACCGCTACGACTTGGAGAAGACCGTCCCCCTGGAGAAGAAGACGCACTTCGTCGAGGTGGACCGCTACTGGGTGAACAAACCGTACGCCTTCGTCGTCATCTTCCGCTCGCTGAAGGAAAACGAGCGGAAGTACTACGTCGTCCAGCCCCACACGACGCCGATCGAGGACGACCTGGTCGACTTCCTGACGGCCAAGCTTCAGAACGCGATCAAGTACGCCGACGTGGGGGTCGCCGGCGGCCTCGAGGAACGCGAGCGGGTGATCCGCGACGAGACGTACGCCCTCCTCGAACGGTACGACCTCTACGCCCGCACCTCGGGGTCCGGCCTGCTCGATACCATCGCCACCCAGCTCGGCGTCGAGGACGCGGACGGCACCGCCGGCCGACTCCTCTCCAGGCTCGGCTGGCAGCCCGAGAGCGAGGCCGACGAGGAACTCGCCGGGCTCGCGGCCCGGCCCGAACCCGCCGTCGTCGAGGAGGACCCCGAGAACCTCTCGGAGTACCAGGTCGAGAAGCTGCTCTACTACCTCAAGCGGGACTTCATCGGCTACGAGCGCATCGACGCCATCAAACACGACATCAACGTCGAGGACATCTCGTGTGACGGCTACCACTCGCCCGTCTTCGTCTACCACAGCGACTACGAGCAGATCATCTCCAACGTCTACCACGACGACGACGAACTCGACGACTTCGTCGTCAAACTCGCCCAGCGGTCGGGCAAGGGCATCAGCAAGCGCCGTCCCCAGGTCGACGCCACGCTCCCCGACGGCTCCCGGGCGCAACTGACCCTTGGGGAGGAGGTCTCGGACCACGGCACCAACTACACCATCCGCCAGTTCAAGGACGTCCCCTTCACGCCCGTCGACCTCATCAACTGGAAGACGTTCTCGCTGGAGGAGATGGCGTACCTCTGGCTGGCCATCGAGAACAACAAGTCACTCATCTTCGCCGGCGGCACGGCGTCGGGGAAGACGACCAGCCTGAACGCCGTCTCGCTTTTCATCCCCTCGAACTCGAAGATCGTCTCCATCGAGGACACCCGCGAGGTGGAACTCCCCCAGCGCAACTGGGTGGCCTCGGTCACCAGGCCCTCGTTCTCCGACGACGAACAGGGCGAGGTCGACGAGTTCGACCTGCTGGAGGCCGCGCTCCGCCAGCGCCCCGAGTACATCGTCATGGGCGAGATCCGCGGCGAGGAGGGGCGCACCCTCTTTCAGGTCATGTCGACCGGGCACACCACGCTGACGACCTTCCACGCCGACTCCGTGGGCGAGGTGCTGAAGCGCTTCACCACCGAGCCGATCAACGTCTCGAAGACCATGTTCACGGCCCTCGATCTGGTCTCCATCCAGACCCAGACCAGGGTCGGAGGGCGGAAGGTTCGCCGGAACAAGAACCTCACCGAGATCAACTTCTACGACGCCGAGAACGACGAGATCAACGTTCAGGACGTCTACCAGTGGCAGGCCGAGACCGACGAGTTCCTCCGGATGAGCGACTCCAACACCCTGGAGGAGATCCGCTTCGACCGCGGGTGGACCCGGGCCACTCTGGAGGAGGAACTGTTCAAGCGACAGGTCGTCCTCGCGTACCTCATCGAGAACGGCCTCAACACTTACACGCAGGTCGCCGCCACGGTGCAGGCGTTCATCAACGACGAGGAGACCATCCTCGCGCTCATGGCCGAGGGACGCCTCGAACGCAGCCTCGAGGACCTTCGGGAGATGGAGTCGGTCCTGATCGACATCGACCCGGAGAAGGAGGCGATGGTGCCCCGTCCCGACCCGAACGAGGCGGCCCTGGACCTGTGTGCGGACATCCTCGACCGGGCCGAGTCCGAACTGTTCGAGGCGTACCGCGGCGAGGACGTGGCGGGCATCGACGCCGCGCTGGCGGGGATGGACGCGGCCGCGGACGTGACGCCCCGGTCCGAGCCCGGGGGACCCCCGGCCGCGGAGTCCGACGCCGACGCCGCGGGCGACGACGACCGGACGACGGGCACCGACGACGCCGCCCCCGACGGGGACGACCCGTTCGCGGACGACGAGTTCGGCATCTCCTTCGACGACGGGGGCGGCTCGCTCGACGACGAGTGGGGGGAGTCCGCCGACGACGCCGACGTTGACGGCGTCTCGCTGGATTCATCTGGCGACGCCGACGGGGCGTCCGGGGGCGCCGATGAGTCGTCCCCGGACGCCGGTGAGAGCGGGAGCGCCGGAGCGCCCCCCGGCGACGACGCACCGGATGCGGACGCCGAGGCCGACATCGACGAGTGGGGCTTCGGCGACGTGACCGACGCCGAGGGCGGGGGCGAGGAGGACTGA